The sequence CATCACCGCGCCGAAGGGGACGTAGCCGCCGATCTCCCGCAGCGCGTGCGGCATCTGCGCGACGGGGAAGTACAGGCCGCTGAAGAAGAAGTTCAGCACCATGACGGGCACGCCCGAGCCGCTGGCGGCGCCTGCGGTGGGCGCCAGGGCGGCGACCACCAGGCCGAGGGCGAGGACCGCGGTGCTGCCGAGGACGAAGGACGCGATCACGGCGCCGATGTCGGACGGCGGCCTGACGTGGAAGGCGAGCCGGCCGACGGCGATGATCAGCGCGACGCCGACCGTGATCAGCGCGGCCATGACCGTGAGCAGCGCGGCGAGCATCCCGGCGACCGGCACCGGGCTGACCGACAGCCGCCGCAGGACGCCCTTCTCGCGCAGGCTCGCCATGTTCATCGGCAGCATGACGCAGCCGAGGAAGAGCGGCACCATCGCGGCGATGGTCGGCACGTAGACGTCGATGACGCTCCTGCCGCCCAGGGAGTCGGAGTCGGTCCTGAAGGCGGGGATGTTGCCGAAGAGGATCACCATGCCCAGCGGGAAGAGCAGCCAGAACACGGCGGCCGGCTCGCGGAGCAGCAGCCTGGCCTGGGTGGCGGTCAGCGCGCGGAAGCCCTGGCGGGTCATGCGCGGAACGGCGGGTGGGGCGGGTGCGGACGGTGCGGTGGGTGCGGTGGCGCTCATCGGGGTGTCCTTGTCTGTGGCGGCGCGGAGGATACGGGGATGCGGGACGGCGGCGGACGGGCCAGGGCGGGGCGGGCCAGCGGGGAGCGGCGCCGGGCGGTACGGGTCTACGCCCCGCCGTCGTCACCGGTGAGCGCGATGAACGCGTCGTCGAGGGTCGCCTGCTCCACCCGCAGGTCCGCGGCGATGATGTGGCGCCGGGCGAGCAGCGAGGTGACCGCGAGCACGAGATTGCCGTCGCCGGTGATCTCGACCTGCGAGCCGTGCCAGGTCAGGGTGCTCACCTCGGGCAGTTCGCGCACCAGAGCCTCGTCGAAGCCCGTCGAGGGCCGGAAGCGCATCCGCTGGGTCCGGTCGCCGCGCGCGGCCAGCCCCGCCGGGGTGTCGACGGCCACGACCCGGCCGGCGTCGATCAGTGCGACCCGGTCGCACAGCCGCTCGGCCTCCTCCATGAAGTGGGTGACCAGGACGACGGTGACGCCGGACGCCCGGACCTGCTCGACCAGGTCCCAGGTGGTGCGGCGGGCGTGCGGGTCCAGGCCGGTGGTCAACTCGTCGAGGACGACCGCCCGGGGGCTGCCGACCATGGCCAGCGCGATCGCGAGGCGCTGCTTCTGGCCGCCGGAGAGCTTCTTGTAGCGGGCGTCCGCCTTGTCGCGCAGGCCGAGCCGGTCCAGCAGCTCGCCGATGTCGGCGGGCCGCCGGTGGAACGACGCGAACAGGTCGAGGATCTCGCGGACGGTGAGCTTCTCCGGCAGCCCGCTCTCCTGGAGTTGGACGCCGAGCACCTGGCGGAGCGCGTCGCGCGCGCGGGACGGGTCGTGGCCGAGTACGGACACGGTGCCGCCGTCCGGGGCCCGCAGGCCCGACAGGCACTCGACGGTGGTGGTCTTGCCGGCGCCGTTCGGGCCGAGGATGCCGAAGATCTCGCCCTCGTCGACCGTGAACGAGACGTCGTGCACGGCGGTGACGTCGCCGTAGCGCTTGTGGAGCCCGTCGACCTCGATGACCGTCATGCCGTGCGCCTCTTCCCGTCGGGTTCTTCCCCGGTGGACGGCGCGTGTTCGCCGTCGTGGAGAAGCCTCCCGCCGCGGCGCGGCCGGGCGGATCGACCACCGGGGCGGGGCGCGGGCGCGATGGGTGGACGCGGCCATCCACCGATCGGTTGATGCCCCGCGCCCTGAGCCGTACGGCCGTCGGGGGCGGTACGGCTCAGGGCGCGGGGTCGAGGAGGCGGGCGGTGCTGCGGAAGCGCGCCCGGTACGTCGTCGGGGCCACCCCAAGGGACTGCTGGAACGCGCGGCGCATGGACTCGGCCGAGCCGAACCCGGCCTGCTCGGCGACGGTGTCCACGGCGTCGTTGCCCGCCTCCAGCAGGGCCTGGGCCGCTTCCAGGCGGACGGACTCCGCGTACTGCCCGGGGCTCAGTCCGGTCTCCGCGCGGAAGAGCCGGCCGAGGTGGCGGGGGCTGACCCCGGCGGCGCGGGCGAGGTCGTCCATGCGGTGGGCCGCGGCGGGGTCGGCGCCCACCGCGTCCATGACCTGGCGCAGCGCCGGGTGCCGGGCCTCGCGCGGCACCAGCCGGGCGCTGAACTGAGACTGCCCGGCCGGCCTGGCCATGAACACCACGAGCTGCCGGGCGACGGCCCTGGCCAGGTCGGCGCCGTGGTCCTCCTCGACCAGCGCGAGCGCGAGGTCGATGCCCGCGGTGACGCCCGCCGACGTGGTCACCCGCCCGTCGCGGACGAAGAGCGGATCGGGCTCGACGGACACCCGCGGGTAGGCGGCGGCCAGTTCGGCCGCGAGCTGCCAGTGGGTCGCCGCGCGCCGGCCGTCGAGCAGGCCCGCCTCGGCGAGCAGGAACGCGCCCGCGCAGACCGAGGCGACCCGGCCGGAGCGGGCCGCGAGCGCCTCGACGGTGCCGGTCAGCGCGGGGTCGCCGACGGCCTGCCGCCAGTCGGCGCGGCCGGGGACGACGAGGGTGCCGAGCCGGCCGGGGAGCGCGTCGACCGCGGTGTCGGCGCCGATCCGCACGCCCGCGGAGGTGCGTACGTCGGCGCCCGCCGCGGTGACGATCCGTACGTCGTAGCGGGCGCCGTGGGCGTTGGCGGTGGTGAAGACCTCGACCGGGCCGGTGACGTCGAGGAGTTGCACCTGGTCGAAGGCGAGCACGGCGACCAGGTGGCGGGGGCGCGCGGCGGCCCGGCCCGTGGCCCTCGCCGTTCCGGGCGCACCCGGGGTTCCGGGCGCCCCCGGAGTTCGCGTCATCGGCCTCACTCCGGCCACGGCGAGTCGAGGATCGTGGTGACGAAGTCGCCGCGCGCGAAACCGGGGACGTACGCGGCCAGCACGTCGGCCTTGACGTTGCCGAAGGTGGTCTCCGGCTTGGAGCGGATTCCCTCGGTGAAGGCGGCGAGGATGCGGCGCTTGAAGTCGGGCCGGGGGTGCAGCGCGACGATCGCGGCGCGGTCGGCGGCGCTGATGTCGCGGTAGCCGATGCCGAGCACGTCGTACTCCACGCCCGCGGTGGTCAGCGCGACTTCGGGCTCCATGTGCTCCGGGATGCCGGGCGTGGTGTGCAGGGCGATCGCGGTCCACACCCGGCGGACGCTGTCCTCGGGGACGCCGTGGGCGTGCAGGAACCGGCGGGCCTCGTCGGCGCTGTCGACCTCGAAGCGGCGGCCGCTGTCGTGGAACCGCTCGCCGAGGCCGAGGTCGTGGAACATCGCGGCGACGTAGAGCAGTTCGGGGTCGAAGCTCAGGTCGCGGCGGCGGCCCTGGAGGCTGCCGAAGCAGTAGACCCGCCGGGAGTGGTGGTAGATCAGCTCGGTCGCGGTGTCGCGGACCAGTTCGGTGGCCTCGCGGGCCAGGGCGGTGTCGGGGAAGCGGACGCCTGTCTGCTCGAGGGCCTCGGTCGTCATCGGTGTCACCTGCGCAGTTCTTCGATCGGCCGGCCCGCTGGTTCGCCGGTTCGCCGGTCTTCCGGATACGGCCGGGGTCCCGGCCGCCACTCCTCCAGGATCGGCTCGAACCCGTCCGCCCGCCATGGCCGTGGCGACCTGCTCCCCACAGATCCGGACATCGTGCCACGGCCCCGGCGCGGCGAATACCAACGGCGTGTTAAGCCTTC comes from Streptomyces sp. NBC_00448 and encodes:
- a CDS encoding ABC transporter permease, whose translation is MSATAPTAPSAPAPPAVPRMTRQGFRALTATQARLLLREPAAVFWLLFPLGMVILFGNIPAFRTDSDSLGGRSVIDVYVPTIAAMVPLFLGCVMLPMNMASLREKGVLRRLSVSPVPVAGMLAALLTVMAALITVGVALIIAVGRLAFHVRPPSDIGAVIASFVLGSTAVLALGLVVAALAPTAGAASGSGVPVMVLNFFFSGLYFPVAQMPHALREIGGYVPFGAVMAAWSGEGALWQHLLVLAGYTVAGSVVAVRAFRWE
- a CDS encoding HD domain-containing protein, which encodes MTTEALEQTGVRFPDTALAREATELVRDTATELIYHHSRRVYCFGSLQGRRRDLSFDPELLYVAAMFHDLGLGERFHDSGRRFEVDSADEARRFLHAHGVPEDSVRRVWTAIALHTTPGIPEHMEPEVALTTAGVEYDVLGIGYRDISAADRAAIVALHPRPDFKRRILAAFTEGIRSKPETTFGNVKADVLAAYVPGFARGDFVTTILDSPWPE
- a CDS encoding GlxA family transcriptional regulator gives rise to the protein MTRTPGAPGTPGAPGTARATGRAAARPRHLVAVLAFDQVQLLDVTGPVEVFTTANAHGARYDVRIVTAAGADVRTSAGVRIGADTAVDALPGRLGTLVVPGRADWRQAVGDPALTGTVEALAARSGRVASVCAGAFLLAEAGLLDGRRAATHWQLAAELAAAYPRVSVEPDPLFVRDGRVTTSAGVTAGIDLALALVEEDHGADLARAVARQLVVFMARPAGQSQFSARLVPREARHPALRQVMDAVGADPAAAHRMDDLARAAGVSPRHLGRLFRAETGLSPGQYAESVRLEAAQALLEAGNDAVDTVAEQAGFGSAESMRRAFQQSLGVAPTTYRARFRSTARLLDPAP
- a CDS encoding ABC transporter ATP-binding protein; amino-acid sequence: MTVIEVDGLHKRYGDVTAVHDVSFTVDEGEIFGILGPNGAGKTTTVECLSGLRAPDGGTVSVLGHDPSRARDALRQVLGVQLQESGLPEKLTVREILDLFASFHRRPADIGELLDRLGLRDKADARYKKLSGGQKQRLAIALAMVGSPRAVVLDELTTGLDPHARRTTWDLVEQVRASGVTVVLVTHFMEEAERLCDRVALIDAGRVVAVDTPAGLAARGDRTQRMRFRPSTGFDEALVRELPEVSTLTWHGSQVEITGDGNLVLAVTSLLARRHIIAADLRVEQATLDDAFIALTGDDGGA